The following DNA comes from Leishmania mexicana MHOM/GT/2001/U1103 complete genome, chromosome 1.
agagctgcagcgccgcatctACGCCCAAATTCAACAGCAGCAGATAGACGAGAACCTCGCCAACGCGCTCGAGTACACGCCGGAGGCGTTCGCGAAGGTACCGATGCTCTACGTGCCGTGCACCATCCACCAGGTGCTCGTGAAGGCCTTCGTCGACTCCGGCGCGCAGAACAGCATCATGAACAAGCGCACGGCGGAGCGGTGTGGGCTGATGCGGCTCGTCGACGTCCGCATGcgtggcgtcgccgtcggagTAGGGCGGCAGGAGATCTGCGGTCGCATCCACATGACCCCTGTGAACCTCGCAGGGATGTACATCCCCTTCGCCTTCTACGTGATCGAGGACCAGGCGATGGACTTGATCATCGGTCTCGACCAGCTGAGGCGCCATCAGATGGTGATAGACCTCAAGCATGACTGTCTCACCATTGGCAACATCAACGTCCCGTTCTTGCCGGAGAACGATCTGCCCGCGTTGGCGGGGCTGGATGACGACGCGGATGAGATGCACGCGCCGCGTCACCAGGACCCGGCGGTgacagccaccaccgcccccagCCCTGCTGCACCGGTGCTCTCGGAGGGCGAGCGGCAGGCCCGCATGGAAGGCTTTATGACGTTCTCGGGTATCACCGACCCCAAGCAGGCGGCGGAGTTGCTGGAAGCCGCCGACTGGGACCCCaacgtggcggcggcgctcctcttcGACACGTGACAGACAtcgggtgggggggggggggcggcgccCACCCGTCCCCACATGTCCCGTTGCCGTTGcgcctgcctcctcctcccccctccacccacgAGAGTCCAAGTCAACCCAAAcgcacaacacacaacacacacctTCTCTATTGCATACAAAACGGGTCTCCTGTGCTCGCCACGCAccacgcaccaccgcccccttcctccctcctccgccatggCATGGGCCAATGCTatcgcccacacgcacgggcATTCAcgtcggcgtgcgcgcgcgtgtgtggctACGCcatcccttcctccccctctccccctcctcctcttccattATCTCGTCGTCTTACTCGCTCCCTCGCTCACGGCGCGCCCCCCCCCAGAACACGTTGCCTCCGTCtgtgcctgcgcgtggccCATCGACAGCCCACCTGTTTCCCCTCGCTCAGATCTGTGGCAAGTACGCGCTGCAcgtgccactgccgctcATTTTTGGCCTCTTGCTCGCCCACTGCGCAACGCAGCCTGCCCGACTCGCACCCACGCACTCACCGGCGTTcgcgtcctcctctccctcccgctaGCGCACACGTGgccaggtgcagcagcgcggcattgcacgcacacaaagaccggcggcggcggcggcggcggggaaAGGGGGAACTCATGACGTCCCCAGATGCATTAGATTGCCtgagcggcgcggcagccaccgctgcctctcaCACAACGGCCAACTCCGTCGGCTTCGTGCCCAAGATGGCCAACCCACCGGCGCACGACACCGCGAACAACTGCGGCCTCAACGATGCGGCCTACAGCCCCACCGTCTCCCCTTCCTACAACACCGGTGCCATTCCGCAAGAGCAGTCGAAGATGCTAGCCGGGATGCTGGCGAAGCTGCCGGAGCTTGACCTGGGCGAGATGTCGCGCGTGAAGAGCTGCTTCTCTGCCGTCCTGGGCGAGGGACGGGAGAACATCGTCAACGCTCTGGAGCTGCGCGTGGTGCTCGGCGAGCTCGGCCTCTAcccgagcgaggcggagctcAACCTCGTCCTTCGCGCCTACCGTGACCGCGTCAACCTTGTTACGCTGACGCGGTACCTGCGGCTGTATAAGAAGGAGTTCTGGATCAATcatgccgcggcagcggcgggcggagccggcgctgtgcgcagcgcgccacTGTCTGCCGCACCGCGCTCCCACCAGGCGTTCCATGTAAGTCATCCCATGGTCGCGTCGAGAGCGGGGGCCTTCGGCGTTGGCGGTGGCATGGACGAGGACACGTTGAAGGCCTTCATCGCCCTCGGCGGTGGGGAAGACGGCAGTGGCGAGATCCTCgcgtcgacgctgcgcgACGCCATCCGCGGCTTCGGGCTCACCATCGACATCGACTCGATGATTCGCACCGTCGATGTGCATCACTCAGGCGTGCTGGGCTACGTCGACTTCTGCGCCTTATGGTTGCAGTCGACCAGCACATCCTTCGAGCCCGGCGAGGCCGGCGGCGCGGGGGTGTTCATGGGGGAGGCACTGCAACGCGAATCGGCCGACAACGCTGGGCCCGACACCTATCGCCGTCGCTCGTCGCACGGGAGCACCATGAGCGACACCCGCCAGCGGCTCATGTCCTTGCTGGCCACCACGCCGCGACTCACCAGTCTTTCAGGTGgcgtgctgcgccgtcgaTCGATGACGCAGGCGCCGGAGCAGGCGAGCACGCCGTCCCACGCACGCCACTGCTCGCCGGGTGGCACACACTTTTTCCAGAACACGAACAGCCGTACCGTGACACCGGCATACAGCCCGCAGgcgggcggcgccggcaatgGCCACGGCTTTGATGGCGCGATGGCGTGCAACTCTATcttgacgccgccgccgacgcctatcacggaggaggagcacatGCTACTCGTCGAGATGTACCTCTTCCCGGAAAAGTACAAGACCGTGCGGCGGGCACCGCGCTTCGCTGCGgacctcggcggcggcggcggtggcggtggctcACCGGTTTACGGCGCGGCGGGCCgtgaggcagcgctgcactcCTCCGGCTCCTTGCATCAAAAGCGTCTCTCGCGCCCGAGCGCGAGTGGCTCGGGCAgtcgcggccgcggccgtaGCCAGGCACGCGGTTTGGGGAacacgagcggcggcgcggatgGCGGAGGTGCCGTCGCGGACTTCTTCCCCCCAAGGTCCAGCAACGTCTACCGCCCGCCGAGCCCGATGATCCTGTCGCTGCGTAACAGCACCGCCTATCGCAACCGGCTGAAGCGGCTCGAGGAGCAGAAGCGGGAGCGCAAGGGGTGGAAGCCGCCGGCGGGGGCAGCgacaacgcagcagcagcagcagtgacggATCTCctacgccgccaccgcaacgcgcggcggtggcgatggtcCGGGCGACATGGAGCGCATGTTCTCTTCCACTCCGCCAAGGATGTCTACGTGGTAGAGAAAAAAGGGTGTTCGTGGATGCGGAcgacggaggaggcagcggcgcgctcgCGCGCTCGGTTGCTGAGTCGGGAAGATGAAGTATCCTCCTCCGACCCCCCTCGATGTACAGCCATTAGGAAAGATCAGCAACGGCAaagcgggagggggatggggtCTCACGCCACgtccccgccctcctcccctcctgccGGGGGACGCGTCGGTTGCCGATGAGCGTGCGCAACGGGAGAGGTACACGggacacccacacgcacacacacacacacacaacacacagagagacagaggcgTGGGGCGGgaggagtgcgtgcgtgcgtgtccgcAGCAATATGATGGAAGATGGTCATCGGGTCGCCATCACCCCAGCCCTTCCAGGAAGCACCCCCTTGCGTCTGTCTGCATGCCGTTGCGTATATGTGGCTGGGTTCGCCACTGGCGCAGCTTCCATGGCTGTGGAGTGGGagtgggtggagggggaggcctGGGGTCGCACTGATGATGACATGGAGTCCGAAAAACGACGGAAAGGCGAGGATGCCGATGTACACGTAGAAGCTGTTTCCCATCTCTATTTTCCCGATGATTACCTCCTTGCAACAGATGTCCATCAGCCGCAAcaacgggggaggggaggggaggggagggtgtgtgtgtgtgtgtgtgtggtgggtgAGGGGCGAGACACGACGGGCTACTATCAGAAGCCGCGCACACGGCATCACGGCGAGATGGAACATACAttgcccgcccgcccgcctgCTCGCCCACCTCCCGCCCTCTCACCTCACctcacctctcctctcctctcctctcctctcctctcctccccccccccgcctcctcctcctcctctcacccCGTTGTTGCTGGGACACCCGCAACGACAGAGTAAACGGCTCCCGCGCGGCAACGATCAAATGGCGGAGAGCGAAGTGGCTGGTGCACTGTgtcgggggaaggggagggggggttcGATGATCACGGCGCCATTGCGGTGGCTCTggaccgcctccgcctcaccgaatcaccaccaccactgctgccatattttttttcgtctgcctcactctctctcttctccacggcgacggcgcgactcacatgcgcacacacaccacccacatacatacacacacacacacacgggtcCGCCACATCAGCAGTGGTCGTGACACGCCGCAGCGAAActgccacctcctcctccccccccctctgcaAAGGTCGCTACAAGCCACCCTTCATACCGTCgatccacacacacacaacacacgcacgcgcgcgcacatcaTTGGGTGCGAGCCTCCTCACTCCTCCGCGCACGGAGCCGCATCCATCACGAACGGTGGGGGCGGGCAGACAGCGCAACGAGAAGACGAGAAGAGgtgcacaggcacacgtGGCTGAGCCGAGCCTGTCCTTGCGGTGGAGCCGTTCGACGCAGGAcgcgagcagcgcgcgctgcacgcgTCCAACGACATCGCCGCCATCCCACACCCATCAccgtgcgtgtctgtgcatgCATGCTCGTGTGAGCTCGTGTTTCTCATGCGAAGTGCACCGGTGCCACCGATACGCaccgagagagggggagaatCCATCCACTATCCTCCCATCATCGTCAGCAGAAGTGCGGCCTCCCTGTGCCTCCGTGTTGCCGTCGTTCCCTTACGTGGGTCCGGTGTGTGTCGCTGTCTCTGTGCGTCGGTCTGCGTAATCTGTGCGTGGGGAAGACACGGGCCTGGGCGTGCGCCCTGCTAAAGGCGCGAGATCGCACACGAGTGATGGAGCAGACgaccccccgcccccccaaGACGGacaccggcgccgcggccgaaGCGAAGACAAGTacgacagcggcagctggggtgagcagcggcacaagtGGGGCGAAGGCGAAGCCGCCGTATCGTGAGCTGGgcacgccgacgctgcgTGACCGCGCGGCCACTTCGAAGGAGGGCGGCCACAACACGAACAgccgcggtgccggtggcTGCCGTCTCTCTGGCACGAGCTTGGAGCGCCTCACGACGACGAGGCGTGTCAGCAGGACCACAGAGatcctccgcccccctcctctcgtGCTGCACACCGCCGAGAACGACTCAAGCAGCGGGCAGAGTACGGCGGTGGCAACGACTGAAGGTGCGACGGTCGCCACGGCGGAGTCTGGCCGCCCGCGCGTGCAGAGCCTTAGCATCACCTCTACGGAAGGCCCCCAGCCTGCCGTCACCACCCCGTGCTGGACCTCGAGCCTCCACGAGATCCTGGCGTCCTCGCTAcccaccgcggcagccgcggtgaCGCGTTTCGCTACGCAGAGTAACAacaacagccgcagccgcacagtCACCGGCAGCGGGGCGCGTGAGCCATGCTCTGCGTCACGCGTCTGTCCTATGGAAAAGGCGATGCAGCACACCCTCGTGCATGTCCTGCAGCGAGAGCGGGTGCGAGCGCTCATCACCCGCGCCTTGCACCTGTGGCACCTGCACTGCGCACTCTGGCGGCACGGACGACGACATGGCGACAGAGAAACCGCCGCTGGAGTGGAGGGGCAGCGACCGATGCCGTCCGCGACGAGACGCGCCTTCCACCGCAGCTGTCACGCCAGTGACCCTCACCTGTGCTCTGTCCAGACGCGGGGGTTGCCGGCAgccccagcagcagtgccgacCCTCACTGTCGGGCCCATAGAGTCATCCAGCCCCTCGGCATCCCGGCAGGCGTGGGCCCCGCTCGGCGGCATGGATATtggcaggcgctgcggcggcatcgccacCAACGAAGGCAACGTCTACGTCGAtgccgacgacgaggaggagctgcacgaCGTGGACGACGATGCAGAGGTGCCACGACACacagagcggcagcggcgccaacAGCAtcaccgcggccgccgttgcACCGATGGCAACTCCAGCCTGTCAGATGCGGACGTCTACGTGGACAGCGCTTACGACCGTGTCGACAAGCCAGGCACCTCGGCACGGCCGCTGGCGCCAgcgagccgcagcagcgtcatccCCGTCATCGGTGCCGCATCCCGGGTCACCAGCATTGTCCCCCCGCACTCGGCGCTGAGCAATGCGTCGCAAAGTCAGTCGCTGGCTCGCGACATGTCGTTCACGTCGGTGAGATGGTCGATGAGTTGTCCGTTCCAGacactgctgcagccgcagcggcaagacGAGCTGTGCAGCGCATCCTTCCCCCAGACGTCAGTGACGGTTTCCGTGCCAgggagcagcaccgtcgaCAGCGCCGGGGTCTCGCCCTccggagcagcggcggcagcagcagagcggcGGAAGCGCATGGTGCAGCATCTCCTCTCCGGCAAGTCACCACGGAACGCGTCACCGCACCAGCGCTTCAATAACTGGCTCTCCAGCAGTGTCGGTGGCGGTACAACGTCGAGCCTCGATGACTCCTGTTCTCGACCGCAGTCGTGCGCGCAGTCGGACAGGGAGCCGAGTGCTGCGGAAGGAGGCCCCCCCTTGTGTctgcgccgcccgcgcagcagcactggcagCGGAGCGGGACTCATTGCGAGCGACTCGGAGGACCACAGCATTTCGTCGCTGATAAACACGTCGCACGTCCCCCAGATGGACGGGTCCAACAGCCCCAGCGGTGCTTGGGGGCCGTTGAGGGACAGTGACTCCACACACAGCGACAGCACGTCGCCGATCCCGATGGTCACAGTAACGACGGCTCCCCAGCTGCTGACGCGCGAGGCGGAAGACCGGCTGGCGTTGCAGGCAACGGaggagcgacggcgcctgcgcctccagcacgccATGTCCGCCGTTATGGATCAGCTCATGATGACGGCGTTGCGTCATCGATCTGTCGAGCGTGGCTTGCACCCCTCGTTGCGCACCTCCACAGCACCATCGCCGGTACTTTTAGACAGAAACGACAGTCGTGACATGGACTTCCTGTGCGTCGGCGCTACGGAGACGCACAATGAAGGCACCACGTGGGGTAGCGCGGGGGCCATCGAACCAGAGGTGTCGGCTTGCCCACCCTGGACCTCCTCGCCATCCCCAGCCCAGCGGCATCTGCAGCGAAGTGGGCGCACACAGGGAGAGGCGGGCTGCCTGTGCGACGCGACCGCCGAGCATGCCGAGCGTAGCGTGAGCCGCGACAGCGCCAAGGCCGttgacagcggcgccagtcTCAGCAAGCGCTCATCAGACACCTTTGAGCTCATCAGCCAGTGgggcgcgcacgtgctcgAGGTCGTCACGATCACAACAGACAATCCTAGCGACGTGGTCCCGGCCACGAGCACCGTGCCGACGTCGCACCCCACGCCccggtgatgccgccgccgccgccccccccccccgcgctCTCGCATAGAGTTCCGCACCCCGCACGGCGGGCCACGATGAGCAGCACTGAGAAGcgcgtcttcctcttctctctctgttggTTGCTCTTCTCGAGCCGTCTCCCGACCGCACTCACGGtgacgagggggggggggcaacgCTGCACAAGGACACAAGTGCCGCGGCGAAGCTCTgcgcatccccctcccccaaccaTCCACACCTGTGCTGGATGGCGAGAAACAGGCTACCCCGTATAGCCCCGTCACGTGTGTCCAGCAAGCCTGGACGCGCGTGTTCTCCGAAAACAGAGCATGCGCGCCGACGTGggcgtcacacacacacacacacacacacacacacaccgtgtGCGTGGACGACGATGAACGACTGATCGCCGCAACGGATAAAAGGAAAAGGTTTCGTCGTCAGGTGAGTGTCGGGCGTGCATGGGTACGGTGGGCGGGCCCGCTgtgcatacacacatatatgtatGAGCCCGCCAGACTATCCTGCTGCCGGTGGACCTCActatcaccaccaccctcccacctggagggagggcgggggaaGGGCCTGGCATCGCACACGGTGTCATGCACACGTCCTTCATCACGTCCTCATGCGTCGTCGCACGACAGCACATCCATGGCGACGGCATAACAGCAAAGcctgtatgtgcgtgtgtgtgtgtgtgtgtgtgtgtgtgtgtgtgcgtgtacgcgcgcagcagcgccggaaACCTGTGGGTGCGTGCCGAGTCAGCGCGGAGGAAGATAGCGTTGGCGCACACGgcactgccccccccccgccgccgccgcccgaGCGTCATCTCCCTGCTTTCTTTCATCTGTTCGTCTCTTTGGTACttgctgcggctgt
Coding sequences within:
- a CDS encoding DNA-damage inducible protein DDI1-like protein, coding for MDERQVELQRRIYAQIQQQQIDENLANALEYTPEAFAKVPMLYVPCTIHQVLVKAFVDSGAQNSIMNKRTAERCGLMRLVDVRMRGVAVGVGRQEICGRIHMTPVNLAGMYIPFAFYVIEDQAMDLIIGLDQLRRHQMVIDLKHDCLTIGNINVPFLPENDLPALAGLDDDADEMHAPRHQDPAVTATTAPSPAAPVLSEGERQARMEGFMTFSGITDPKQAAELLEAADWDPNVAAALLFDT